One genomic region from Spirosoma sp. KCTC 42546 encodes:
- a CDS encoding FecR family protein: MEPPKELVFSYFAGRATSVQQKVIGEWLSQPGSREIYFQWLDEWERSFPQYTPDVTKNLDRFRQRIDTPTDLPLQSQRLLLTKPDRNWYRGRWLVAATVALAFLTSGWFFRDSVLYYTVATGPHQLRSLKLPDGSLVSLNSRSTLRVPRVGYGWLSRRVALTGDAVFDVQHLPSNQTFVVQAMDGLDVEVLGTEFSVRSGVERAEVVLKRGRVNLHYATDNQPVQDLLMKPGDRVTLDGRGSLQLQTQPDTTQFAQWRYRLFSFNNTPLREVASQIQYVFGVNVQLTDPALARRTLTGTIRAGSSDELADALAELLELRVSHRGQNLIFSTASEPQLTQ, from the coding sequence ATGGAACCACCTAAAGAACTGGTATTTAGCTACTTTGCTGGACGGGCTACGTCCGTTCAGCAGAAAGTTATTGGCGAATGGCTCAGTCAACCCGGTAGCCGCGAAATTTATTTTCAATGGCTCGATGAATGGGAACGAAGCTTTCCCCAATACACGCCCGATGTCACGAAGAATCTGGACCGCTTCCGTCAGCGAATCGATACACCAACGGACCTCCCCTTACAATCACAACGACTGCTGTTGACTAAGCCAGACCGGAACTGGTATAGGGGTCGTTGGCTCGTGGCCGCTACGGTTGCACTGGCTTTCCTCACCAGCGGCTGGTTTTTCCGGGACTCAGTCCTGTATTATACCGTGGCGACCGGCCCACACCAGCTTCGGTCGCTCAAATTGCCCGACGGCTCGCTGGTTTCGCTGAATAGCCGCTCAACGTTGCGGGTACCCCGTGTTGGGTATGGCTGGCTTTCCCGACGCGTTGCCTTAACGGGAGATGCCGTGTTTGATGTACAGCATTTGCCTAGTAATCAGACATTTGTTGTTCAGGCTATGGATGGACTGGATGTGGAAGTACTGGGCACCGAATTTTCCGTTCGGAGTGGAGTTGAGCGTGCAGAAGTGGTACTCAAGCGAGGTCGTGTTAACCTGCATTATGCCACCGATAATCAACCTGTTCAGGACTTGCTCATGAAGCCCGGCGATCGGGTCACGCTCGATGGACGAGGGTCTTTACAACTCCAGACCCAACCCGACACGACTCAGTTTGCCCAATGGCGGTATCGGTTGTTTAGTTTCAACAATACGCCCCTGCGGGAAGTCGCCAGCCAAATTCAGTATGTATTTGGCGTTAACGTTCAACTCACCGACCCAGCATTGGCCCGACGGACCCTGACCGGTACTATTCGCGCAGGCTCTTCCGATGAACTGGCAGATGCCCTGGCCGAACTCCTTGAACTACGAGTTAGCCATCGTGGTCAGAACCTTATTTTTTCAACTGCTTCCGAACCCCAACTCACTCAATGA
- a CDS encoding isochorismatase family cysteine hydrolase yields MDAKNGNLHGNVPDSSPVALLIIDMINDLEFPGGDTLLEPACRVAETIAALKQRAKSSNIPVIYTNDNFGRWRSNFNEVVDHVLTDHVRGQYLAEVLKPEHDDYFVLKPKNSAFYETSLDVLLTYLKVKHLILTGISTDSCVLFSANDAFMRDLTLSVPSDCVAAIKATHSYDALAYMKRVLQADTSPSTQLDLTGLAKNVSTDTESVILR; encoded by the coding sequence ATGGACGCTAAAAATGGAAATTTGCATGGAAATGTGCCTGATTCATCACCTGTAGCTCTGTTGATCATCGACATGATCAATGATCTGGAGTTTCCTGGAGGAGATACCCTTTTAGAACCAGCCTGCCGTGTGGCCGAAACCATTGCTGCCCTAAAACAACGAGCCAAATCCAGCAATATACCTGTCATTTACACCAACGATAATTTTGGTCGATGGCGGTCGAACTTCAATGAAGTTGTTGACCATGTGCTAACCGATCACGTTCGGGGACAGTATCTGGCCGAAGTGCTCAAACCTGAACATGACGATTATTTTGTGCTTAAACCCAAGAACTCTGCCTTTTACGAGACGTCGCTGGACGTGTTGCTAACCTATCTGAAGGTAAAGCATCTAATCTTGACGGGTATCAGTACCGACTCCTGCGTCCTTTTTTCGGCCAATGATGCCTTTATGCGAGATTTAACACTCAGCGTACCCTCCGACTGTGTGGCCGCTATCAAAGCAACTCATTCCTACGATGCCCTTGCATATATGAAGCGCGTTCTTCAGGCCGATACATCACCCTCTACTCAACTTGACCTGACAGGGCTGGCAAAAAATGTATCTACGGATACAGAATCGGTGATTTTGCGGTAA
- a CDS encoding TonB-dependent receptor: MRKPVPLTLITGWLLSVGYGHTVAQTLAFARTTQQALTTQPGKTKSLSMANQPLKQTLLQLKEHYGVDILFEESVVARHLSPLEPLDLNARLETNLNALLKPNGLKFKKLRSGAYLILAPKNSDRAIISLPDLPPQTTAGPVQLSGLTNLSAAQLTEQVPTDIRVSGRVTGETGEALPGVSVVVKGSPRGTTTDAQGRYQLTIPNDRIDGSGITLVFSFVGYTSQEKVIRNQSTLDIQLLPDTKSLNEVVVVGYGQVKKSDLTGSVATVPVEEIRKVAVTSLDQALQGRAAGVQITQNSGAPGGTTSIRIRGGNSIQGDNEPLYVIDGIPFKNDGANSGSNFNVLSTLNPSDIESISVLKDASSTAIYGSRGANGVVIITTKRGKAGKSTINFETYYGVQQVRRKYPVLNAREYAQFVNDANTNEGRPAVYTQAQVDAFGVGTDWQDEIFRQAPIANYQLSMSGGDEKTQYSIGGGYFKQNGIIVNSDFDRYSFRINLDRKLTNKIKIGNSLTVNRTVTNQARSDGDLGSAGLVTMAALQFPSILPVRNPDGTYLLTDPALTFTADNPVALARDNKNRTTAYRIFGSVFGDYQIIDGLNLRVSLGIDAILQKQDSYLPRSVSSGLAQGGAASIYNSQATTWLNENLLTYSRTFNTVHNISALLGYTQQANRTESSRAQSRNFVNDNLGSGNLASGSVPLIPESGIGTWGLQSYLARINYGYKDKYLLTASFRADGSSRFGSNKQNGYFPSAALAWRVSEEAFLKNNRVINDLKLRATYGSTGNQDGIGNYPAYSLLGTQNYVFGNTVSTGLGPNQIANPDLSWETTTQADMGVDVGFLNNRITLTADVYLKRTKDLLLNVTLPSTSGYSSAIKNLGKVENKGVELSISSRNIDGAFKWTTDVNFALNRNKVLDIGGAPQIFAGNVANIGQNLNSGIIRVGEPLGSFFGYVTNGLYQTTDELTALADPQAKKPGDRKYLDLNGDKKIDDNDRTIIGRAQPKFIGGISNTFSYKGVELTAFFQGVYGNNILNANRYELEYLNATTNQDRDVLNRWTPTNTNTDIPRASTTRPANRVSTRQIEDGSYLRLKNIQLAYNLPASVLKSLKIQSVRVYATAQNFLTWTSYSGYDPEVNRFGQDSRSQGFDYASYPAAKTLLFGLNVGF, encoded by the coding sequence ATGAGAAAACCAGTACCACTCACACTGATAACCGGTTGGTTACTCAGCGTCGGTTACGGACATACCGTAGCGCAAACCCTGGCTTTTGCCCGAACAACTCAACAAGCGCTTACTACGCAGCCGGGCAAGACCAAAAGTCTTAGTATGGCAAATCAGCCGCTCAAACAGACCCTGTTACAACTGAAAGAACATTACGGCGTCGATATTTTATTTGAAGAATCCGTAGTAGCGCGCCACCTAAGTCCGCTTGAACCGCTTGATTTGAATGCCCGCCTGGAAACGAATCTAAACGCATTACTTAAGCCCAATGGGTTGAAATTCAAGAAGCTGCGCTCGGGAGCTTATTTGATTTTAGCGCCTAAAAACAGCGATAGAGCTATTATTAGCCTGCCCGACTTACCACCCCAAACAACGGCGGGTCCCGTTCAGTTATCCGGCTTGACTAATCTGTCGGCCGCCCAGTTGACAGAGCAAGTGCCAACAGATATCCGGGTATCAGGACGCGTAACGGGCGAAACCGGAGAGGCACTGCCGGGGGTGAGCGTGGTAGTGAAAGGCTCGCCGAGGGGGACAACAACCGATGCACAAGGGCGCTATCAGCTCACTATACCAAACGACCGTATCGACGGCTCAGGCATAACACTGGTGTTTAGCTTCGTAGGCTATACCAGCCAGGAGAAAGTTATCCGTAACCAATCGACTCTTGATATTCAACTCCTGCCCGACACCAAATCGCTGAATGAGGTGGTTGTGGTAGGCTATGGACAGGTGAAAAAGAGTGACCTGACGGGTTCAGTTGCTACAGTGCCCGTGGAGGAGATTCGTAAAGTAGCCGTTACTTCACTCGATCAGGCACTACAAGGCCGGGCTGCCGGGGTACAGATTACCCAGAACTCGGGGGCTCCGGGGGGTACAACAAGCATCCGGATTCGGGGTGGCAATTCCATTCAGGGAGATAACGAACCCTTGTATGTGATTGATGGCATCCCGTTTAAAAATGATGGCGCCAACAGCGGGTCAAATTTTAACGTCCTGAGTACCCTCAATCCAAGTGATATTGAGTCTATTTCGGTCCTGAAAGATGCGTCGTCTACGGCCATCTATGGGTCAAGAGGTGCCAACGGTGTGGTAATCATTACAACCAAACGCGGGAAGGCGGGCAAATCGACCATCAATTTCGAAACCTACTACGGTGTTCAGCAGGTACGCCGGAAATACCCGGTGCTTAACGCACGGGAGTACGCTCAGTTTGTGAACGATGCCAATACAAACGAGGGCCGTCCGGCGGTATATACGCAGGCACAGGTCGATGCATTTGGCGTTGGCACCGACTGGCAGGATGAGATTTTTCGGCAGGCACCCATTGCCAACTACCAATTGTCGATGAGTGGGGGCGATGAAAAAACCCAATATTCCATTGGGGGGGGGTATTTCAAACAGAACGGCATTATTGTCAATTCCGATTTTGACCGGTACTCGTTCCGGATCAATCTGGATCGGAAGCTGACCAATAAAATTAAAATTGGGAATAGCCTGACCGTCAACCGGACCGTTACGAATCAGGCCCGTTCGGATGGGGATTTAGGGAGTGCAGGTCTGGTTACGATGGCGGCTTTACAATTTCCCTCGATCTTGCCGGTACGGAATCCGGACGGCACCTATCTGCTAACCGATCCGGCGCTCACCTTCACGGCCGACAACCCCGTTGCACTAGCCCGTGATAATAAAAACCGCACAACGGCTTATCGTATTTTTGGCAGTGTCTTCGGCGATTATCAGATCATTGATGGCTTGAACTTGCGGGTGTCGCTGGGCATAGATGCGATACTGCAAAAACAGGATTCTTACCTACCTCGCTCGGTATCAAGTGGGTTGGCGCAGGGCGGAGCCGCGTCGATCTATAATTCCCAGGCAACGACCTGGCTGAATGAGAACCTGTTGACCTATTCGCGAACCTTCAATACGGTCCATAACATAAGTGCCTTGCTGGGCTATACGCAGCAGGCCAACCGGACGGAAAGTAGCCGGGCGCAGTCTCGTAATTTCGTGAACGATAACCTGGGATCAGGTAACCTGGCGTCTGGTTCGGTACCGCTCATTCCCGAATCGGGTATTGGCACCTGGGGGCTTCAATCGTATCTGGCCCGCATTAATTACGGCTACAAGGATAAATATTTGCTGACAGCCTCGTTCCGGGCGGATGGTTCCTCTCGCTTTGGGTCCAACAAACAGAATGGCTATTTCCCATCGGCGGCCCTGGCCTGGCGGGTTTCGGAAGAAGCGTTTTTAAAGAACAACCGCGTTATCAACGACCTGAAACTTCGGGCTACGTATGGATCGACGGGTAATCAGGATGGTATTGGCAACTACCCGGCCTATTCGCTGCTGGGAACTCAGAATTACGTTTTTGGTAATACCGTGTCAACTGGGCTGGGACCAAACCAGATTGCGAACCCGGATTTATCGTGGGAAACAACAACCCAGGCCGACATGGGTGTGGATGTGGGATTCCTCAATAACCGTATCACACTGACCGCCGATGTATACCTGAAACGTACGAAAGACCTGCTCCTGAATGTGACCCTGCCGAGCACATCAGGGTATTCAAGCGCCATTAAAAACCTGGGCAAGGTGGAGAATAAAGGGGTTGAACTGAGTATTTCGTCGCGTAACATTGATGGCGCATTCAAATGGACAACGGATGTAAATTTTGCCCTCAACCGCAATAAAGTGCTGGATATTGGCGGTGCACCACAGATTTTTGCCGGCAACGTAGCCAACATCGGCCAGAACCTTAACTCCGGTATCATTCGGGTAGGGGAGCCATTGGGGTCATTCTTTGGCTACGTGACGAACGGGCTCTATCAAACGACCGATGAACTTACCGCGCTTGCTGATCCACAGGCCAAAAAGCCCGGCGATCGTAAATACCTAGACCTGAACGGCGATAAGAAAATAGACGATAACGATCGGACGATCATTGGTCGGGCGCAACCCAAATTCATTGGCGGTATCAGCAATACATTTTCGTACAAAGGAGTCGAGTTGACCGCCTTTTTTCAGGGCGTGTACGGCAATAATATTCTGAATGCGAACCGCTATGAACTGGAATACCTGAACGCCACTACAAACCAGGACCGGGATGTGTTGAACCGCTGGACGCCCACCAATACCAATACGGACATCCCACGAGCGTCTACCACCCGCCCTGCCAACCGCGTGTCAACCCGGCAGATTGAGGATGGGTCGTATCTCCGCCTGAAGAACATTCAGTTGGCCTACAATCTGCCCGCGTCGGTTCTCAAAAGCCTGAAAATCCAATCGGTTCGGGTGTATGCAACGGCGCAAAACTTCCTGACCTGGACCAGCTATTCGGGCTACGACCCGGAAGTGAACCGGTTTGGTCAGGATAGCCGGAGTCAGGGATTCGATTACGCCAGCTACCCAGCAGCTAAAACGCTTCTATTTGGCCTGAACGTGGGTTTTTAA
- a CDS encoding sigma-70 family RNA polymerase sigma factor gives MPANVISFRPHTDPTPVGPTPLPRSDTDAPIPMSPDGELFIRNAFATDPRVGCELLFRQYFAPLCSHAIRFVYNRQAAEDLVADLFYTFYTRELYKQITGSYRAYLYQAVRNRSYNSLRWELSRQETLPDDLDRPDLETTQPDRLLQQDELYRALELAVQQLPTQRQRVFLLSRFEGKSYKEIALEMGLAPKTVENHLLKATSTVRQLLRQQKLISWGLLVVMAFS, from the coding sequence ATGCCCGCTAACGTGATTTCTTTTCGCCCTCATACCGATCCAACACCCGTTGGGCCAACCCCGTTGCCTCGTAGTGATACCGACGCTCCTATACCTATGTCGCCGGATGGTGAACTGTTTATCCGAAATGCGTTTGCCACAGACCCACGAGTAGGGTGTGAGCTGCTCTTTCGTCAGTATTTTGCGCCCTTATGCAGCCATGCCATTCGGTTTGTTTACAACCGGCAGGCGGCAGAGGACCTGGTAGCCGATCTATTTTACACCTTTTATACCAGGGAACTGTACAAACAAATCACCGGCTCGTATCGGGCGTATCTCTATCAGGCGGTTCGAAATCGGTCCTATAACAGCCTGCGCTGGGAATTAAGTCGGCAGGAAACGTTGCCGGATGACCTTGATCGGCCTGATCTGGAAACTACCCAACCCGACCGGCTTCTGCAACAGGATGAACTCTACAGGGCCTTGGAACTGGCGGTTCAGCAGTTGCCTACCCAACGACAACGCGTGTTTTTGCTCAGCCGGTTTGAAGGTAAATCGTATAAAGAGATTGCCCTGGAAATGGGGCTGGCCCCTAAAACAGTGGAGAATCATCTGCTAAAGGCTACTTCTACGGTTCGGCAACTCCTCCGGCAACAAAAGCTGATTAGCTGGGGCCTATTGGTAGTCATGGCCTTTTCCTAA